Sequence from the Candidatus Izemoplasma sp. genome:
AACCCCTGAAATGATTCTATCATATCCAGGTTTTAATAATTTTCTAGGGTCAAATCCTTTACCTACTTTATCTTTTCCAGCTTCTATATACTTACGTGTTGCTTCAGCAAACACTAACTGTAATTCTGTATTCACATTAATCTTTGATACACCTAATGAAATGGCTTCTTTAATCATGTCATTTGGAATCCCTGATCCGCCATGTAATACAAGCGGCATCTGACCAGTAATATCTTGAATTTCTTTTAATACATCAAAACGTAATCCTTGCCAGTTGTCTGGGTATTTTCCATGAATATTACCAATACCAGCTGCTAACATAGTAACACCTAAATCAGCAATTTGTTTACATTCTTGCGGGTCAGCAACTTCACCACTACCAACGACACCATCTTCTTCTCCACCGATTGCACCAACTTCTGCTTCAACGCTAATACCACGTTCATTCGCGTATTCAACAATCTCTTTTGTTTTGGCTAAATTTTCATCAATTGGATAGTGAGAACCATCAAACATTACACTACTAAATCCAGCTTCAATACACGCTTTAGCACCTTCAAATGATCCATGATCAAGATGTAAAGCAACGGGCACAGTAATGTCAAGATTTTTCAACATACCTTCTACCATACCAACAACAGTATCAAATCCTGTCATATAACGTGCTGCCCCTTC
This genomic interval carries:
- the fba gene encoding class II fructose-1,6-bisphosphate aldolase; its protein translation is MRLVSAKDMLETARKEGYAVGQFNINNLEWTKAILTAAQEAKSPVILGVSEGAARYMTGFDTVVGMVEGMLKNLDITVPVALHLDHGSFEGAKACIEAGFSSVMFDGSHYPIDENLAKTKEIVEYANERGISVEAEVGAIGGEEDGVVGSGEVADPQECKQIADLGVTMLAAGIGNIHGKYPDNWQGLRFDVLKEIQDITGQMPLVLHGGSGIPNDMIKEAISLGVSKINVNTELQLVFAEATRKYIEAGKDKVGKGFDPRKLLKPGYDRIISGVKEKMALFGSSNKA